In Eriocheir sinensis breed Jianghai 21 chromosome 12, ASM2467909v1, whole genome shotgun sequence, the following proteins share a genomic window:
- the LOC126997322 gene encoding uncharacterized protein LOC126997322: protein MLVDKLSAALNDISTAIENRDTQTIKSLTSNLKICTINILKTNSNMVTSETYPAVRQSHTKLQSLFPIVSTAYVTVYMKAKDLIKELENMGVTGLPTVPPPTLPAVTTVTLPIITFTTTKQITTDTTTAGQVTTDTTTARQVTTDTTTTRQVTTDTTTAGQVTTDTTTTGQVTTDTTTTRQVTTDTTTTRQVTTDTTTTGQVTTDTTTAGQVTTDTTTAGQVTTDTTTAGQVTTDTTTAGQVTTDTTTAGQVTTDTTTTGQVTTDTTTTGQVTTDTTTAGQVTTDTTTAGQVTTDTTTKGQVTTDTTTDTTTTADSTTTATTTTTADSSTTTT, encoded by the exons ATGTTAGTGGATAAATTGTCCGCCGCACTCAATGATATATCCACAGCAATCGAAAATAGAGACACTCAGACTATCAAATCCCTTACTAGTAATCTGAAAATTTGTACAATCAACATCTTGAAAACCAACTCCAACATGGTGACATCAGAAACCTACCCTGCGGTGCGCCAGTCACATACAAAGTTACAGAGTCTCTTCCCTATAGTTTCAACTGCATATGTTACCGTGTATATGAAAGCAAAAGATCTCATAAAGGAACTGGAGAACATGGGCGTGACGGGGCTGCCCACGGTGCCGCCTCCCACGTTGCCTGCCGTCACCACCGTAACACTTCCAATAATAACCTTTACGACTACTAAACAAATAACAACAGACACGACGACTGCAGGACAAGTAACAACAGACACGACGACTGCGAGACAAGTAACAACAGACACAACGACTACGAGACAAGTAACAACAGACACGACGACTGCGGGACAAGTAACAACAGACACGACGACTACGGGACAAGTAACAACAGACACGACGACTACGAG ACAAGTAACAACAGACACGACGACTACGAGACAAGTAACAACAGACACGACGACTACGGGACAAGTAACAACAGACACGACGACTGCGGGACAAGTAACAACAGACACGACGACTGCGGGACAAGTAACAACAGACACGACGACTGCGGGACAAGTAACAACAGACACGACGACTGCGGGACAAGTAACAACAGACACGACGACTGCGGGACAAGTAACAACAGACACGACGACTACGGGACAAGTAACAACAGACACGACGACTACGGGACAAGTAACAACAGACACGACGACTGCGGGACAAGTAACAACAGACACGACGACTGCGGGACAAGTAACAACAGACACGACGACTAAGGGACAAGTAACAACAGACACAACGACTGATACCACCACAACGGCTGATTCTACCACGAcggctactaccactacaacagcTGATAGTAGTACCACAACGACGTGA
- the LOC126997243 gene encoding uncharacterized protein LOC126997243, whose amino-acid sequence MVTSETYPAVRQHDDCRTSNNRHDDCETSNNRHNDYETSNNRHDDCGTSNNRHDDYGTSNNRHDDYEASNNRHDDYGTSNNRHDDCGTSNNRHDDCGTSNNRQDDCGTSNNRHDDYETSNNRHDDYGTSNNRHDDYGTSNNRHDDCGTSNNRHDDYETSNNRHDDYETSNNRHDDYGTSNNRHDDCGTSNNRHDDCGTSNNRHDDCGTSNNRHDDCGTSNNRHDDCGTSNNRHDDYGTSNNRHDDYGTSNNRHDDCGTSNNRHDDCGTSNNRHDD is encoded by the exons ATGGTGACATCAGAAACCTACCCTGCGGTGCGCCA ACACGACGACTGCAGGACAAGTAACAACAGACACGACGACTGCGAGACAAGTAACAACAGACACAACGACTACGAGACAAGTAACAACAGACACGACGACTGCGGGACAAGTAACAACAGACACGACGACTACGGGACAAGTAACAACAGACACGACGACTACGAGGCAAGTAACAACAGACATGACGACTACGGGACAAGTAACAACAGACACGACGACTGCGGGACAAGTAACAACAGACACGACGACTGCGGGACAAGTAACAACAGACAAGACGACTGCGGGACAAGTAACAACAGACACGACGACTACGAGACAAGTAACAACAGACACGACGACTACGGGACAAGTAACAACAGACACGACGACTACGGGACAAGTAACAACAGACACGACGACTGCGGGACAAGTAACAACAGACACGACGACTACGAGACAAGTAACAACAGACACGACGACTACGAGACAAGTAACAACAGACACGACGACTACGGGACAAGTAACAACAGACACGACGACTGCGGGACAAGTAACAACAGACACGACGACTGCGGGACAAGTAACAACAGACACGACGACTGCGGGACAAGTAACAACAGACACGACGACTGCGGGACAAGTAACAACAGACACGACGACTGCGGGACAAGTAACAACAGACACGACGACTACGGGACAAGTAACAACAGACACGACGACTACGGGACAAGTAACAACAGACACGACGACTGCGGGACAAGTAACAACAGACACGACGACTGCGGGACAAGTAACAACAGACACGACGACTAA